From the Pseudomonas sp. SORT22 genome, one window contains:
- the lpxD gene encoding UDP-3-O-(3-hydroxymyristoyl)glucosamine N-acyltransferase, with the protein MIMTVTMKLGQLAEFLGATLSGPEELEITGLATLQEAGPGQLSFLANPQYRKYLGETQAAAILLKPADAEGFAGNALIVPDPYLAYARISHLFDPKPRAVAGIHPSAVVAADAQVDASASIGACAVIESGAQIGPGVTIGAQCFIGARCVIGEGGWLAPRVTLYHDVRIGKRVVIQSGAVIGGEGFGFANEKGVWQKIAQIGGVSIGDDVEIGVNTAVDRGALADTRIGDGVKLDNQIQIAHNVQIGDHTAMAACVGISGSTKIGKHCTIAGGVGMVGHIDVCDNVFVSGMTMVTRSITEPGAYSSGTAMQPLAEWRKSAARIRQLDEMSKRLQQLEKRLAAVTSGDKASSEG; encoded by the coding sequence TTGATCATGACCGTGACCATGAAACTCGGTCAGCTGGCCGAGTTCCTCGGAGCCACCCTGAGTGGCCCCGAGGAGCTGGAAATCACTGGCCTGGCAACCCTTCAGGAAGCCGGGCCTGGGCAGTTGAGCTTCCTCGCCAACCCACAGTACCGCAAGTACCTGGGTGAAACCCAGGCGGCGGCGATCCTGCTCAAGCCGGCCGACGCCGAAGGTTTTGCCGGCAACGCCCTGATTGTTCCCGACCCGTACCTCGCCTACGCGCGCATCTCCCACCTGTTCGATCCAAAGCCCAGGGCTGTAGCGGGAATTCATCCCAGCGCCGTGGTTGCCGCCGATGCCCAGGTCGATGCCAGCGCCAGCATTGGTGCCTGCGCGGTGATCGAGAGCGGTGCGCAGATCGGCCCGGGTGTGACTATCGGTGCCCAGTGCTTCATCGGCGCGCGCTGCGTGATCGGTGAGGGCGGCTGGCTGGCCCCGCGGGTGACCCTGTACCACGACGTGCGTATCGGCAAGCGTGTGGTCATTCAGTCGGGCGCAGTGATCGGCGGCGAAGGCTTCGGCTTTGCCAACGAGAAAGGCGTGTGGCAGAAGATCGCCCAGATCGGCGGCGTGAGCATCGGCGATGATGTCGAGATCGGCGTCAACACTGCGGTCGACCGCGGCGCACTGGCCGACACCCGCATCGGTGACGGGGTCAAGCTCGACAACCAGATCCAGATCGCCCATAACGTGCAGATCGGCGATCATACGGCGATGGCGGCGTGTGTCGGGATTTCCGGCAGCACCAAGATCGGCAAGCATTGCACCATTGCCGGCGGTGTCGGCATGGTTGGTCACATCGATGTCTGCGACAACGTTTTCGTATCCGGGATGACCATGGTGACGCGCTCGATTACCGAGCCAGGCGCTTATTCTTCCGGTACGGCGATGCAGCCGCTGGCCGAGTGGCGCAAAAGCGCCGCGCGAATTCGCCAGCTGGATGAGATGTCAAAACGCCTTCAACAACTGGAAAAGCGTCTCGCCGCCGTGACCTCTGGCGATAAAGCTTCATCAGAAGGCTGA